The genomic interval AAGTGATCCTGTATATATTGCAACTACAAGTCTTACCAAGTCTTTCCACCTTGTCTAGAGATCTAGTCATAGACATGCCTCTGCACAAGGCACATAACATGAGGAACCATTCTAGTGCAGATGAATGCATGTGTAAAGTCACAGTAAAGTATTATCTGAcagatgaaataaaattttgatatctcATTTTCTGCACAATGTAAATGCTACATGCCTGAGATGGTAGGGTTGATTCCTCATAAAAAGCAAATGGTTGCCCTTTTGGAATTTTAGGTGTGGAACTCTGACTGGCAGGATTCTTACTGTAGGAATATGGGCGAGATGATCTTGAAAAGCCACCGGTACCTCTCAGATAGACAGACATCCTGCATCACGTGATCCTTGCCATGTCAATAATTACATATGAACATCTGTATacatttgaataaaacaataacTTACCGGTTCAGGCAGAGAGGTTCACCAGATTCTTTATCATAACTTACGATTTCTGTCTCAAGAATAGTTGCTTTACCTGTTGCCAggggccggggggggggggggaataagAAGTTAAAGAAGACAAAGGATGATTATagtaataacaacaataattagCCTACATCACTATAGATgatcaattttcaaaataataaataaagagaaacaTTGATGACACCTAACTACCATCTGCCCAAAATATTAAGCATAgaagattttaattttgacattaATGCATTATGAAAATTGTCCATTTCTCAGAAACATGGAGTGCCAATTTTGCTATTGATTAGATCTTCAGCACAGACAGCATAAGTGATATGGCTTGAAAATCAGTATCCTCATCACAAGAGTGCCAATTTTGCTCTAGGTGACATCTTCAGCGCAGACAATACCAAGTGATATGGTTTGAAAATCAGTATCCTTTTCACAAGATAATCAACAGAAAATAGCCACCATTCTTTGCAGCTGAAGGATCAAACTACATGACACCCAAAAGTATATTGTCCTATTGTTTTGAGTTATGGGAAGAgaaagtcttttttttttttttttttccttttctatatctcttttccaattttttctcttttacttttgagttttgtgtCACTTAGTTTTGGTTTAAACTTTTCCAGTACATAGATATGCAGCACCTATATTTCTTGTTAAATGTAGTCATTTCACTTCAACAACAAACCTTTATCATGCAATCCTGAGATACTCCCTGTATTTTGTATCTGTAACATGATCAgaggaaataaattaatataggAATAGTTGTTCAATCATAggagataaaaaaagaaatagtaaaaACCAATTCAGTATGTATTGCGTGGACccagaaaaatttaaaaacaaaaacgcACAAGAATATGTCTAGTGCTGTTGTTACATCTATGCATTTTGATCCAGTCTCTAAGTTAATTCCTGGCAACATGCAATTGCTAAAGCATCCCTTCTGTATACAAGCAGATAATGCTGACAGAGGACCTAAAAGGAAATGTAATTGAGCTACGCTCTTTTTAGCCAAAGACACCAAGTTAAATCATAAAACATCTGTAAATGTTACCTTATCTCCCAAAAATTGGGCTTACTCCAGAAGTTAGAaagcaaaaaacaaatataGTAGAGAAGAAAGGTCTGTTTGTTCTTCCTTGCAGAAAGCTCAGGTAAAACAAGAAACCATTCAGAAGAATAAACTCTGCAGTCTGCACATCTTTCTGAAATTGTAAGATAAAATAGTAGATTCGTTAAAGTTATATCTTTGTTTGACAGTAACATGCAGTTACTTGCCACCATCAGTTATCTTAGGAGATCAACACCTCATCTAACCAGTTGATATATCGGATCAAAGCATACAGACATTTCCAAGTTGGTAGATCAAAATTATACGTCTTTCCTTAGCATGACTAAGCACAGAATCATGGTATATGACCAACTAGAAGAATTTCAGGCATTTATCAGACTATAATTGGAGATCTGATCAAGATACTTACACAACCACTAGAAGGAAGTGGCTTGTAGATTTCTATATACTGTTGTCCATGCAATAGAAGACGTGGATCAAATCTGGAGATAGTTATGAGCTTCAGTAAGCCTCTCATTTCAAAGGCACATAAATATAAGGAGAAATAATTACTACTTAAGGCGTGTGAAAAGATTTATAAAAGTAGCTCTTATGGATAAAAACTGAACACCCATTCTTCCAATTTTAGATTTATGGATACTTACTGCAGTCCTGGAATGTCAGAAATATATGAAGTAAATCCAAGAGAAAATAAAGCAGCAAAAGTTGGCAGGACCTGCAAAGTTGAAGGTtcaaaataagagagagagagagagagagagagagagagagagagagattttatTTTAACAGTAAATGCATCAATAAAAATCAGCAAGATCATTAGCCTTTTCCAAAATATGCTAGGACATGCATATCATAAGAACAAAAGGCATGAAAAGGTTTAAACAAAATCCACAGACATTTAAAACTTGATTTCAATGTTTCAAGCCATAAAACTGGATTTAGCAGATGccatttaatttttgaaaacactgATTGAAGCAACAAAAGAGCAAGAAGGTAATTCCTAAATGTCGTGTTTACTGCGAAAGTGATACCATGTAAAGGAACTACTTCTATTAATCAGTACCTGGATAGATTGCTGGCCATCTTGATGGTAAACATATTTGAGCTCACTTCTATCCAAGGCATCCTTTGCACAGGCTCCAACACCTAATGCATAAAGTGCTGCATCTCTATTCATAAACACAAACATCATCAAACTTGCCTAGACCAACATATAAATCAATATACATGATGATCAATAGAAGTATTAACAACTACAatctaaaggaaagaaaaaaaaaatgttcattaTAAGCAGTTTAGCTTATATATTGCAATAAGGCAAATATGTTGAGGGCTCTACCTTTCAGTATATGTGTATGTCCTCTGCAAATCCATCCCATATATCCAGCACCACAAggagaataaattaaaaatactcacAAATGAAGGATACAAAGTCAACACAAGCAGTAATGCATCTTTTATAATCCAGTTTCTAATGAAAAAAGTAAGTATGCAAAATGACAAGAAGTTTCCATAAGCATTTCAGATTGAGAAAGGACAAACAGAAGTGAGTTGCTTTTGCATCTCCTTCTAGTTAGACCAATTTTCACCTTAATCTTCCATGATTGAAATATTAGATGTCATCTCCATGTCGAATATATAAAGTGAAATAGTTGCATTCTCTTTCGtgtttcagttttcagttttaaattcattttcagttttatgttttggatatctattttgagatttttgaaaacgcaTTTTTTTTAGTCAttctaaaaaactattttttaaaacagaaaattagaaaatgcgtttactttagaattttgaaaaaaaattattttatgatattttattcaatgaatttgattattaaataataaaattaactctttttaatgaaattctgctattaaaataaaatattaaatttgattaatgaATTGTTAACATTTGAacgataatttatattaaatattattataaataatatgtgtaatacacttaataatatactatatgttatcctatatttttaattataatatagatatactatattttttaaatttaaataaatatataattttattttcaaaatttaagaataaatttttctttttttttccttcttttcttttttttccttttcctttttttcttttcttcttctattctcttcgGTGCCCTGCATCTTCTCCGTCGTCGACAACCATTGCTAGCCAGAGATTCACACAATCAGAGCTTACCATTAGAAACACCAAGCCAAGGgagttaacatacacaaaaataggcTAGATTTAACGACTAAATTTTcatagatttgatttttaattttgggcCAAAACTGAAAAATGCACTGTCAGTCaccaccggccaccgtggcTGGTGGTTTCcgacgatcagaggcaaccGCCCGACACCCTCATCCCCATCggccaacataccaaaaaactaGCGACATCCAACGGCcgaatctccatagatctaagcttgaagaagaaatgagacaAAATCAATGGGTGGTcgaacggggggggggggggtccacGACGGCTCACGGCAGTGACGGTGGTGGCAGGCGCAGTCGACGGCCGAGCCTTGAGAATGAagggaaaagaggagaaatgagagaagagaTGGGAGAGAAAGACGAGAGATCTGTGTGCgagattgggggggggggtgtttttTGCGTTTTGGTGTTTTCGGTGTGTTTTgggtttcttttataattttttttcttgttttcaaaaatgcgtttttgaaaatagcaaagtATACatgtttttagtgttttgaaaaattgaaaacttaaaatgggcttaaaatagcaaagagaacgcaaccttagttTTGGAGTTAAAAAGAGCAGTTATATATGGGATAGATAATTACATTTCTAAGATGGCTTGGGGAGAAACACTTAGAGATGACAAAATCTAATGGCCATACAAAAGATGCAAGCATagatagaaataatttgaagagctaaaatccacttaGGCTATCCGACCTACTGGGATTAAGACTTGCCACGTGTGgcagtgatgatgatgatgataaagaATAAAACCATTCTTAAGATGTTAGATCACGAATATGAAAGTGAATAAGAAATATTAGATTCTAGAAGAGGATGcatatcaatttttaaaattttaagcatataagaagaaaatcaatttcttttataatttgaatatcttcaaaatggaattaaaaaaaaaaaaactaaaaggaaggaaagagagtAACACTATGAATGTTATTTTTGATATTCTAGTTTGATCATGttacaaatttatgattaaaaaaagtgaactATGTGCACTTGGCATCATTGTTGAAAACTAaagatttcattttaattcATATTGCAAGGATTTGTAACATGTTAAGTCAAAGAAAAAATGGGCCTGACCATGAAGGCCTAAGAGGTAATTACCCAAAAACACATGCTTAATGACAGACAAGTTATTAGCACTTTACCCTGTTGTGGTTTCAACAGAACAAATAATCGCCATGTAGCTTGAAAGTCAATTCACAACAAAAAAAGGATTTGTCACAGTTAAAACATAGGGGTCAAAGAGAAATGAGCCTGACCATGAAGGGCTAAGAGGTAATCACCCAAAAACATATGTTTATTAATAGCACTTTATCCTGTCATGGTTTCAACAAAACAATTAATCTCAATGAAGTTTATAAGTAACCTTTATGGTTTGGACTAAAGTAAAAATTGAATGGAACTAATGGATTTAACCATGTCTGCTCCATGCTCTAATTTTaccaccaatttttttttaaatcatgtgTGTTTAGAAACTAAGTCTTCCCATTAAATCTAAAGGCATCTTCAGTGCACAACACACCCCAGTTCCTGCTTTGCAACGGTCAAGAGACAGTTGTTTTTGTATTCAACCTTCCCCTTGCTTTTTTGGAAAAAGattgtttccacaacttgaacctATGATCTAGTAACAAAGGAGTATCTTTGCTACCAGGGCTGGCTCACTCATCAAGTCTGAtaagtaatatttatttaacaGTTCAGCCTTTACCGCATAAGATCTATGTACTGATTTTTGAACCATGTTGATAAAAAGTGTTCTCTATTCAAAACCCAGAAGGATAAAGTATAATTATCCCATTTAAAGCTATTTTGAACAATGCACcaatattaa from Diospyros lotus cultivar Yz01 chromosome 8, ASM1463336v1, whole genome shotgun sequence carries:
- the LOC127808099 gene encoding enoyl-CoA hydratase 2, peroxisomal, coding for MADASVIDPEQIISYKFPERTYTYTERDAALYALGVGACAKDALDRSELKYVYHQDGQQSIQVLPTFAALFSLGFTSYISDIPGLQFDPRLLLHGQQYIEIYKPLPSSGCIQNTGSISGLHDKGKATILETEIVSYDKESGEPLCLNRMSVYLRGTGGFSRSSRPYSYSKNPASQSSTPKIPKGQPFAFYEESTLPSQALIYRLSGDYNPLHSDPVVAQIAGFSRPILHGLCTLGIAVRAIIRCVCSGNPNMIKTISGRFFLHVYPGETLITEMWLEGFRVLYQVTVKERNRTVLSGFVDLSHLPPSL